A window of Formosa sp. Hel1_31_208 contains these coding sequences:
- a CDS encoding L-threonylcarbamoyladenylate synthase yields MARLIRIYEDNPNPKEIKKVIDVLKRGGLIIYPTDTVYGLGCDITNIKALEKIARIKGVKLEKSNFSFICEDLSNLSDYVKQIDTTTFKILKRALPGPYTFILPGAKSLPNPFKKKKTVGIRIPNNNIALEIVRQLGNPIISTSIRDEDEIIEYTTDPELILEKWDNLVDLVIDGGYGDNEPSTVVDLSGDEPLIVREGKGSLEIF; encoded by the coding sequence ATGGCCCGATTGATAAGAATTTATGAAGATAATCCTAATCCGAAAGAAATTAAGAAGGTTATAGATGTGCTCAAGCGAGGAGGATTGATTATTTATCCAACAGATACGGTATACGGCTTAGGATGCGATATCACCAATATAAAAGCTTTAGAAAAGATTGCTAGAATTAAAGGTGTAAAGCTCGAAAAGTCTAACTTTTCTTTTATATGTGAAGATTTGAGCAACTTAAGCGATTATGTGAAACAAATTGACACTACAACATTCAAGATATTGAAACGCGCTTTGCCAGGGCCGTATACGTTTATTCTGCCGGGAGCAAAGTCGCTGCCTAATCCTTTTAAAAAGAAAAAGACGGTGGGTATCCGTATACCAAATAATAATATTGCTTTAGAGATTGTGCGCCAACTTGGAAATCCTATTATTTCAACTTCTATTCGCGACGAAGATGAAATTATTGAGTATACCACAGATCCAGAGCTCATACTAGAGAAATGGGATAACCTTGTGGATTTGGTTATTGATGGTGGTTATGGAGATAATGAGCCGTCAACTGTTGTCGACTTATCGGGTGATGAGCCTTTGATTGTACGAGAGGGAAAAGGCAGTCTGGAGATATTTTAA
- a CDS encoding OmpA family protein: MKKLMLLSVAGMFILTSCVSKKEYMALEQQQKETQDLLNSATVKLNKCLSDEAASAARLEELKGRLADMKSANEALIENTKDMTVLTTQGAKNVEKSLESLKEKDLKISRLQDALSKKDSVTLALVTSLKKAVGIDDPDIEINVEKGVVFISIADKLLFKSGSYNVTTKAKDVLAKVAKVIQSKPDFEAMIEGHTDSRSYSKGELVDNWDLSVKRSTSIIRVLQELGVNPGQLIAAGRSSYVPLADNDTAENRAINRRTRVVVLPKIDQFYEMIEEEMKNLSAEN; encoded by the coding sequence TTCATGCGTATCGAAGAAGGAATATATGGCACTAGAACAACAACAAAAAGAGACTCAGGATTTATTAAATTCTGCAACGGTCAAATTAAATAAATGTCTATCTGATGAAGCCGCTTCTGCTGCGCGTCTAGAAGAATTAAAAGGACGTCTAGCAGATATGAAATCTGCAAATGAAGCCTTAATTGAGAACACTAAAGACATGACTGTTCTAACGACTCAAGGCGCTAAAAATGTAGAAAAATCTTTAGAGAGCTTAAAAGAAAAAGATCTTAAAATTTCACGTTTACAAGATGCCTTGTCTAAAAAAGATAGTGTAACATTAGCATTGGTAACGAGCTTAAAAAAGGCTGTTGGTATCGACGATCCAGATATTGAAATTAACGTCGAAAAAGGAGTTGTGTTTATCTCTATCGCAGATAAATTATTATTTAAAAGTGGAAGTTATAATGTAACCACCAAAGCAAAAGATGTTTTAGCTAAAGTCGCTAAAGTAATTCAAAGCAAACCTGATTTTGAAGCCATGATTGAAGGTCATACAGATAGTCGTTCTTATAGTAAAGGCGAGCTAGTAGACAACTGGGATTTAAGTGTAAAACGTTCTACTTCTATAATACGTGTATTACAAGAACTAGGTGTTAATCCTGGTCAGTTAATTGCTGCAGGTCGCAGTAGCTATGTTCCTTTAGCAGATAATGATACAGCTGAAAACAGAGCTATTAACAGACGTACTCGTGTGGTTGTATTACCAAAAATCGATCAATTTTATGAAATGATTGAAGAGGAAATGAAAAATTTGTCTGCTGAAAACTAG